A genomic region of Caenorhabditis elegans chromosome V contains the following coding sequences:
- the str-30 gene encoding Seven TM Receptor (Predicted), with product MSSLPIYNIAKIFSTTACWTTMICNSIFIFLTMVHLKKVDLTYRKLLTVFATLGMFFSFIEMQIHPFFHSYNNSLINFNMAELPKDLATLQVASYSGVYVTIVSFFTILLAFRYWRMTGSTIVNCFTGWKIIFLISWPLFFGIAATGVVILFGPIDDYAREYTKEVMMESYGIATENISGYSVIAYDQNGNLHWNSLAFTSGIISLMEIQFLIVGIFGFRMYFRMNILLQNVSKSYEMIQRQFFKSLIYQITSPTFTFYIPAILILTVPFFDLKFNLPTGLIVCSFSIYPPIDSIIMMIVVSEYRVAIKKIWKNPKSFFGCVSVNGNSALEVRVVVL from the exons ATGTCTTCTTTACCTATATACAATATCGCTAAGATATTCTCAACAACTGCTTGTTGGACAACAATGATTTGCAATTcgatattcatttttctcaccATGGTTcacttgaaaaaagttgacttAACCTACAGAAAACTTCTCACAGTGTTCGCAACACTTGGCatgtttttctcatttattgAAATGCAAATCCACCCGTTCTTTCACTCGTATAACAACAGtctcatcaatttcaatatgGCAGAGCTTCCAAAAGATCTGGCAACTCTACAAGTTGCTTCATATTCCGGAGTCTATGTCACCATTGTCTCATTCTTCACAATTTTGCTAGCATTCCGATATTGGAGGATGACTGGGAGCACCATAGTCAACTGTTTTACCGGatggaaaatcatttttctcatcaGCTGGcctttattttttggaatagcTGCGACGGGAGTGGTTATCCTGTTCGGACCGATTGATGATTACGCGCGCGAGTATACAAAAGAGGTTATGATGGAAAGTTATGGTATTGCCACGGAAAATATCTCGGGATATTCTGTGATTGCATAT GACCAAAATGGAAATCTTCACTGGAATAGTCTTGCATTCACCTCGGGAATTATCTCACTTATGGAGATTCAGTTCCTCATTGttggaattttcggatttCGAATGTATTTCAGAATGAacattttgcttcaaaatgtctcaaaatCATATGAAATGATTCaaaggcaatttttcaaaagtttgatctACCAG ATAACTTCACCTACTTTTACCTTCTACATACCTGCCATTCTCATACTCACAGTGCCAttttttgacttgaaattCAATCTTCCCACTGGCCTTATTGTgtgctcattttcaatttatcctCCAATCGACAGCATTATTATGATGATAGTCGTGTCGGAATATCGAGTTGCAATCAAAA AAATCTGGAAGAAtccgaaaagtttttttggctGTGTTTCAGTCAATGGGAACAGTGCACTGGAAGTTAGAGTTGTCGTTCTTTGA